The DNA segment GCGTGGATGCCCGGACGCCCGTCAGTCAGCGCGCCAAGACGGTGTCCACGAAGGCCGCCAGTCGGTCCCTCATCCCCCGGGGGCTCACACCCTCCGCCCCTGCGAGGTGCTCGACCAGGTCGGCCCGGGTGGCCGCCAACAGGGCATGCGCCGTGAAGTCGGCGTCGTCGTCACCCTTACCGGGAAGCCGGCTCAGAGCGTCCCGGAGGATGCCGTGCCACCAGGCGTAATGCGCCGCCTGGTACGGGCTGCCGCTGCCGGCCTCCTCCAGGGCGAGCGAGAGGTGCCGGTTGTCGAGCTTGAACTGCAGGAGCGCGTCGAGCACGGCCGGCACCCGTTCACGCGGCGGGGTGGCGGGGCCGAGCGGTGCGGGGCCGGCCTCCACGGCTGACCGCAGCGGCTCGATGCGGGACTCGAAGACCGCCCGGACCAGGCCGGTGCGGTCGCCGAAGCGGCGGAAGAGGGTGCCCTTGCCGACGCCGGCCGCCGCCGCGACATCGTCCATCGACACGCCACGCGGGCTCTCGCTGCGCGCGAAGAGTTCGTCGGCCGCGGCCAGGACCGCCTCCCGGTTGCGGAGCGCGTCAGCGCGGGCGGCCTTGCGTTCGGCCATGGGAAGCCTCCCCTTTACGAAACGGACCGACGGTCCGTATAGTCAGGCAACAGCCAAGCGGACCACCGGTCCGTATACTCCGCAGTCTAGAGGCGAGGCATTCCCATGCGCGACACCGACCCCGCGGAGCTCTTCCGCCACGGCTTGCAACTGTTGCTGGACAAGGACATGGACGGCTGGGTCGACCTGTGCGACGACCGGGCGGTCTTCGAGTTCCCCTTCGCCCCGGCCGGCTACCCCGCACGGCTCGACGGCAAGGCGGCGATCGCCGCCTACCTGCGCGACTATCCCGACCACATCGACCTCCAGGACTTCCCCCACCTGGAGATCCACCGGACCGACGCCCCGGGCACCCTCGTCGTCGAAATGCGCGCCGCCGGCCGGGTAGTGGCGACCGGAGAGCCGTACGAGATGCCCTACGTCGCCGTGGTGACGGTCGCCGACGGACGCATCACGCACTACCGCGACTACTGGAACCCGCTGGCGATCCCGGCATCCATGGGCGAGGCGAAGGCCGCATGACCGATCACCACACCGTCCTGGTCACCGGCGCCACCGGCACCACCGGCAGCCGCGTCGTGGCCCGCCTGGCCGCCGGCGGCCACACCGCCGTCGCCACGAGCCGCCGTGCGTCCCTGCCCACGGGCGCCGCACGGGCCGTCCGCTTCGACTGGTACGACCCCGCCGGCCACGGCGCGGCGCTGCACGGCGCGGACCGGCTGTACCTCGTGCCGCCCATCGGGGACCCCGAACCGGCCGCGGTGATGCTGCCCTTCCTCCGACAGGCGCGGGCGGCCGGAGTGCGCCGGGCGGTCCTGCTCGGTTCGTCGGCCATCCCGGCCGACGGCCCCGGAGTGGGGCAGGTGCACACGGCGCTTCCCGGACTGTTCGAGGAGTGGGCCGTGCTCCGCCCCTCCTGGTTCATGCAGAACTTCACCGGCGACCACCTGCACGCCGAGAGCATCCGGTCGGAGGGCGTGATCCGCACGGCCACCGGCACCGGTCGCGTCGGCTTCATCGACGCCGACGACATCGCCGCCGTCGCGGCACGCCTCCTCACCGACGCCTCCGCACCACCCGCCACCGACCTGGTACTCACCGGCCCGCAGACACTGAGCCACAACGACGTCGCCACCCTCTTCACAGAAGCGACCGGCCACCCCGTACGCCACCTGCCACTCACCCCCGAGCAACTACGCGACCGCCTGTCCACCACACTGCCCGAGGCATTCGCCGACCTGCTGACCGACCTGGACCGGGCAATCGCCACCGGAGCCGAGAACCGGGTGACCGACACAGTGGAACGCATTACCGGACGCCCACCACGCACCCTCCGCGAGGTGGTGGAGAAGTGGTCCTCATCCTCCTCGGCCGCCCGACACGAAAGTTGATCGCGCCTGGACTGTAGTTCTCGCTTCCCGGCTTCCGTGGGGGGAGGGGCCGGAATGGAGGAGGGTCGGGTGCAGACCCGAGTTTCGGCATACGCCATCGCGAGGAATGACGACCCGCTGCTCCGTCGTCGACTTCATATCCTCAGCACCGGCGGTAGCCGAGACCGGCGGATCCACTGACGCGGCAGCCCGGATTCCCACGACGGATCTGCGGGACTCC comes from the Streptomyces angustmyceticus genome and includes:
- a CDS encoding TetR/AcrR family transcriptional regulator; this encodes MAERKAARADALRNREAVLAAADELFARSESPRGVSMDDVAAAAGVGKGTLFRRFGDRTGLVRAVFESRIEPLRSAVEAGPAPLGPATPPRERVPAVLDALLQFKLDNRHLSLALEEAGSGSPYQAAHYAWWHGILRDALSRLPGKGDDDADFTAHALLAATRADLVEHLAGAEGVSPRGMRDRLAAFVDTVLAR
- a CDS encoding nuclear transport factor 2 family protein, whose product is MRDTDPAELFRHGLQLLLDKDMDGWVDLCDDRAVFEFPFAPAGYPARLDGKAAIAAYLRDYPDHIDLQDFPHLEIHRTDAPGTLVVEMRAAGRVVATGEPYEMPYVAVVTVADGRITHYRDYWNPLAIPASMGEAKAA
- a CDS encoding NAD(P)H-binding protein; its protein translation is MTDHHTVLVTGATGTTGSRVVARLAAGGHTAVATSRRASLPTGAARAVRFDWYDPAGHGAALHGADRLYLVPPIGDPEPAAVMLPFLRQARAAGVRRAVLLGSSAIPADGPGVGQVHTALPGLFEEWAVLRPSWFMQNFTGDHLHAESIRSEGVIRTATGTGRVGFIDADDIAAVAARLLTDASAPPATDLVLTGPQTLSHNDVATLFTEATGHPVRHLPLTPEQLRDRLSTTLPEAFADLLTDLDRAIATGAENRVTDTVERITGRPPRTLREVVEKWSSSSSAARHES